A genomic region of Sideroxydans sp. CL21 contains the following coding sequences:
- the pheA gene encoding prephenate dehydratase → MSEELKKYREKIDRIDDELLKLFNQRAGLAQQIGHAKGNGAVLRPEREAQVLQRMVQANTGPLSNQGVTQLFTEVMSQCRALEAPLRVAYLGPHGTFSEAAVFQRFGQATEGLPVDSIDGVFSAVESGAANYGLVPVENSTEGAIGRTLDLLLNSNLKICGEVLLQVHQCVLSNENDLSLIRKVYSHPQSFGQCQGWLNAHLPHAERITASSNADAARLAAEESFAAAIAGEQAAEHFKLKVLVPNIEDDARNTTRFLVIGKQEVAPSGRDKTSLAMSAANRPGAMHDLLTPFASNGVSMTKMESRPSRTGLWEYVFYVDIEGHQSDAKVAASLAQLKQIASFVKVLGSYPVAG, encoded by the coding sequence ATGAGCGAAGAGTTGAAAAAATACCGGGAAAAAATCGACCGTATCGACGACGAGTTGCTGAAGCTCTTCAATCAGCGCGCCGGACTGGCGCAGCAGATCGGCCATGCCAAGGGAAACGGCGCGGTGCTGCGTCCCGAGCGCGAGGCTCAGGTGCTGCAGCGCATGGTTCAGGCGAATACCGGGCCGCTGTCCAACCAGGGAGTGACGCAGTTGTTCACCGAGGTCATGTCGCAATGCCGCGCGCTGGAGGCCCCGTTGCGTGTGGCTTATCTTGGCCCGCACGGGACGTTCAGCGAAGCCGCGGTCTTCCAGAGATTCGGTCAGGCTACCGAAGGATTGCCCGTTGATTCGATAGATGGCGTATTCAGTGCCGTGGAAAGCGGAGCGGCCAACTACGGTCTGGTGCCGGTAGAGAATTCCACCGAGGGAGCGATTGGGCGCACGCTTGATCTGCTGCTGAACAGCAATCTCAAGATTTGCGGCGAGGTCTTGCTGCAGGTGCATCAATGCGTGCTGTCGAACGAGAATGATCTTTCGCTTATTCGTAAAGTCTATTCGCATCCGCAATCTTTCGGGCAATGCCAGGGCTGGTTGAATGCACATCTGCCGCACGCCGAGCGTATCACTGCGTCCAGCAATGCCGACGCAGCGCGCCTGGCGGCAGAGGAATCATTCGCTGCAGCCATTGCCGGGGAGCAGGCTGCGGAGCATTTCAAGCTGAAAGTCCTGGTGCCGAACATTGAGGACGATGCGCGCAACACCACGCGCTTCCTCGTCATCGGCAAGCAGGAAGTGGCGCCGTCCGGCCGCGACAAGACTTCGCTGGCGATGTCCGCCGCAAACCGTCCCGGTGCGATGCACGACCTGCTCACGCCGTTTGCGAGCAATGGCGTGTCGATGACCAAGATGGAATCGCGGCCTTCTCGCACCGGCTTGTGGGAATATGTGTTCTACGTCGATATTGAAGGTCATCAATCGGATGCCAAAGTGGCGGCTTCGTTGGCGCAGCTCAAGCAGATTGCTTCTTTCGTCAAGGTGCTGGGTTCTTATCCGGTCGCCGGCTAA
- the hisC gene encoding histidinol-phosphate transaminase translates to MNYCDLAPSYIRSIAPYQPGKPISELERELGITGIVKLASNENPLGASPAAVAAMQEAIKTIALYPDGNGFDLKDALVKRYGVTHANVTLGNGSNDLLELAARAFLTPGDNVVYSAHAFAVYALASQAVGATGISVPAAKGYGHDLPAMLKAAKDNKAKIVFIANPNNPTGTFLSADELEVFLRGLPPEILVVLDEAYNEYLPEDKRYDSVGWLKEFPNLIISRTFSKAYGLAGLRVGYALAHEQVTDMMNRVRQPFNVNSVAQAAAVAALRDVSFVKKTFELNRRGMLQITEGLTKLGLEYIPSFGNFVAFRIGNATAMYRRLLELGVIVRPIANYDMPDWLRVSIGLESENAKFLSALEKCINQQVNGEIK, encoded by the coding sequence ATGAATTACTGTGATTTAGCACCTTCCTATATTCGCTCTATTGCGCCGTATCAGCCGGGCAAGCCGATCTCCGAGTTGGAGCGCGAGCTGGGCATCACCGGCATCGTCAAGCTGGCCTCGAACGAGAACCCGCTGGGTGCGAGCCCGGCCGCGGTTGCCGCGATGCAGGAGGCGATCAAGACCATCGCGCTGTATCCGGACGGCAACGGTTTCGATCTGAAGGATGCGCTGGTGAAACGCTACGGTGTAACCCATGCCAACGTGACCTTGGGCAACGGAAGCAACGACCTGCTGGAACTCGCGGCGCGTGCTTTCCTGACGCCCGGCGATAATGTCGTCTATTCGGCACATGCCTTTGCGGTGTACGCGCTGGCATCGCAGGCCGTCGGTGCAACCGGCATCAGCGTCCCGGCCGCCAAAGGTTACGGGCATGATCTGCCCGCGATGCTGAAAGCAGCCAAAGACAACAAGGCGAAGATCGTGTTCATCGCCAACCCGAACAACCCGACCGGTACCTTCCTGAGTGCCGACGAGTTGGAGGTATTCCTGCGTGGCCTTCCACCCGAAATTCTGGTGGTGCTGGACGAGGCATACAACGAATATCTGCCGGAAGACAAACGCTACGACAGCGTGGGCTGGCTGAAGGAGTTCCCCAACCTGATCATCTCGCGCACTTTCTCCAAGGCTTATGGCCTGGCAGGTTTGCGCGTAGGTTATGCACTGGCGCATGAACAGGTGACGGACATGATGAATCGCGTGCGCCAGCCGTTCAACGTGAACAGCGTCGCGCAGGCGGCAGCCGTGGCGGCCTTGCGCGATGTATCCTTCGTGAAGAAGACTTTCGAACTGAACCGGCGCGGTATGCTGCAGATCACCGAAGGTTTGACCAAGCTGGGCCTGGAGTACATCCCGTCGTTCGGCAATTTCGTGGCATTCCGCATCGGCAATGCAACGGCGATGTACCGACGCTTGCTTGAGCTGGGTGTGATCGTACGCCCGATAGCAAACTACGATATGCCGGACTGGTTGCGCGTGAGTATCGGTCTGGAAAGTGAAAATGCAAAGTTTTTGTCTGCGCTTGAAAAGTGCATCAATCAGCAAGTTAATGGAGAAATCAAATGA
- the aroF gene encoding 3-deoxy-7-phosphoheptulonate synthase — translation MIIVMGNETTDAQIDTVVKKLETAGLKANISRGVERTVIGAIGDERKLDPEMFTSLPGVESAMHITKQYKIVSRESHKQDTVIDIAGIPLGGNQIQIIGGPCSVETQEQMDLSAKFVKEAGCRLMRGGAFKPRTSPYAFQGHGVEGLAMFRKAADKFKLPIVTELMDVRQIDAFLEYDVDVIQIGTRNMQNFDLLKEVGRVNKPVILKRGMSATISEWLMAAEYIAARGNHNIIFCERGIRTFETAYRNVLDVTAIPVLKKETHLPVIVDPSHAGGKAWMVPALSQAAIAAGADGLLVEMHPSPCDAWCDADQALTPGELKKLMGTLGAIAGAIGRTL, via the coding sequence ATGATCATCGTAATGGGCAATGAAACCACCGACGCACAAATCGACACGGTGGTAAAAAAACTGGAAACGGCCGGACTCAAGGCCAATATCTCGCGCGGTGTGGAGCGCACCGTCATCGGTGCCATCGGCGACGAACGCAAGCTGGATCCGGAAATGTTCACTTCGCTGCCGGGTGTGGAATCGGCGATGCACATCACCAAGCAATACAAAATCGTGTCGCGCGAGTCGCACAAGCAGGATACCGTCATCGACATCGCGGGTATCCCGCTGGGCGGCAACCAGATCCAGATCATCGGCGGCCCATGTTCGGTGGAGACCCAGGAGCAGATGGACTTGTCGGCCAAGTTCGTGAAAGAAGCCGGCTGCCGTCTGATGCGCGGCGGTGCGTTCAAGCCGCGCACCAGCCCCTATGCTTTCCAGGGGCACGGCGTGGAAGGGCTGGCCATGTTCCGCAAGGCGGCAGACAAATTCAAACTGCCCATCGTCACCGAACTGATGGACGTGCGCCAGATCGACGCTTTCCTCGAATACGATGTGGACGTGATCCAGATCGGTACGCGCAACATGCAGAACTTCGACCTGTTGAAGGAAGTCGGGCGCGTCAATAAACCGGTCATTCTCAAGCGTGGCATGTCGGCGACGATTTCGGAATGGCTGATGGCCGCGGAATACATCGCCGCGCGCGGCAACCACAACATCATTTTCTGCGAGCGCGGCATTCGCACCTTCGAGACTGCATACCGCAACGTGCTGGATGTGACGGCTATCCCCGTGCTGAAGAAAGAGACCCATTTGCCGGTGATCGTCGATCCTTCTCATGCAGGCGGCAAGGCGTGGATGGTTCCAGCGCTGTCGCAGGCCGCCATTGCCGCCGGTGCGGACGGTCTGCTGGTCGAGATGCACCCCAGCCCGTGCGACGCATGGTGCGATGCCGACCAGGCGCTGACGCCGGGCGAGCTGAAGAAGCTGATGGGTACGCTGGGTGCGATCGCCGGGGCGATCGGACGGACTCTGTAA
- a CDS encoding prephenate dehydrogenase/arogenate dehydrogenase family protein translates to MQPAFRKVVIFGAGLIGGSFSLALRKAGAVGEVVGFGRSSATLEEARQLGILDRIGGDVAQEVCDADIVLLATPVAQMAEIFIRIAPHLGAHTLVTDGGSTKSDVVAAARAHLGNKIGQFIPAHPIAGAEKSGAAAALAGLYQGKKVVLTPLTENSKDAVARIRKAWQSCGAVVSELTPQQHDEVFAAVSHLPHLLSFALVHDLAQRDNREQLLSFAASGFRDFTRIAASSPEMWRDISLANRAALLKEVKRYADELYVVYQALENNDAAKLEEIFSEARKVRSAWTQQ, encoded by the coding sequence ATGCAGCCTGCCTTTCGAAAGGTCGTCATCTTTGGCGCAGGATTGATTGGCGGGTCGTTTTCCCTGGCGTTGCGCAAGGCGGGGGCCGTGGGCGAAGTGGTCGGTTTCGGGCGCAGCTCGGCAACGCTGGAAGAGGCCAGGCAACTCGGCATCCTTGACCGCATCGGCGGCGATGTGGCGCAGGAAGTGTGCGATGCGGACATTGTTCTGCTCGCTACACCCGTGGCGCAAATGGCGGAAATATTCATCCGCATCGCCCCTCATCTTGGCGCTCACACGCTGGTCACAGATGGTGGCAGCACCAAGAGCGACGTGGTGGCCGCAGCGCGGGCGCATCTGGGTAACAAGATTGGACAATTCATTCCCGCGCACCCCATTGCGGGTGCCGAAAAGAGTGGCGCAGCTGCAGCACTGGCCGGTCTGTATCAAGGCAAGAAAGTTGTGCTGACTCCGTTGACGGAGAATTCGAAAGATGCGGTGGCACGCATCCGCAAGGCTTGGCAATCATGCGGGGCGGTAGTGAGCGAGCTGACACCGCAACAGCATGACGAAGTTTTTGCCGCAGTGAGCCATCTGCCGCACCTGCTGTCTTTTGCGCTGGTGCACGACCTGGCGCAACGCGACAACCGTGAACAATTGCTTTCTTTCGCGGCCAGCGGCTTTCGCGATTTCACCCGCATCGCGGCCAGCAGTCCCGAGATGTGGCGCGACATCAGTCTGGCCAATCGCGCAGCCTTGCTGAAAGAAGTGAAACGCTACGCGGATGAGCTTTATGTCGTATATCAGGCGCTGGAAAACAACGACGCCGCCAAACTGGAAGAGATTTTCAGCGAGGCGCGTAAAGTGCGCAGCGCCTGGACGCAACAATAA
- a CDS encoding bifunctional 3-phosphoshikimate 1-carboxyvinyltransferase/cytidylate kinase, which produces MTQHESIDLPPLLSAHGTVRLPGSKSISNRVLLLAALAEGTTTVRDLLHSDDTERMLDALRILGVRVESLGDNAYRITGCGGNFPNKDAKLFLGNAGTAFRPLTAALALSGGSYELSGVPRMHERPIGDLVDALRQLGANIRYLGNEGFPPLQISPAKLAGDIVEVRGDVSSQFLTGLLMALPLAGQTVRVEVVGELISKPYIEITLAMMARFDVRVERHEWRSFVVFGSQNYVSPQEIYVEGDASSASYFLAAGAIGGGPVKVEGVGNASVQGDKRFMDALGEMGALIDHGPNWMEARGPANGKLKAIDLDCNHIPDAAMTLAVAALFADGTTTLRNIASWRVKETDRIAAMATELRKVGATVEEGADFIRIMPPASRSSILNPQSGIDTYDDHRMAMCFSLAAFGGAGVRINDPKCVAKTFPEYFAEFAKVTQAVPVIAIDGPSASGKGTVAQRVATALGMHYLDSGALYRLLGLAAQKRGIALEAEDQLAELAGQVDIRFEGEDIWLDGAKVGDELRTEEAGSAASKIAALPKVRAALLDKQRAFRRAPGLVADGRDMASVVFPDSALKIFLTASAEARAERRYKQLKEKGMSANIAALLQDIQARDKRDTQRSVAPLQQAQGASLLDTTPLNIEQAVQEVLSRYRALESK; this is translated from the coding sequence ATGACTCAGCACGAATCTATTGATCTCCCCCCTTTGTTGTCTGCGCACGGTACCGTGCGTTTGCCCGGTTCCAAGAGCATCTCCAATCGGGTGCTGCTGCTGGCAGCGCTGGCCGAAGGTACGACGACAGTGCGTGACCTGCTGCATTCCGATGATACCGAACGCATGCTGGATGCCTTGCGCATATTGGGTGTGCGGGTCGAGTCGCTCGGCGATAACGCATATCGCATCACGGGTTGTGGCGGAAATTTTCCGAACAAAGATGCCAAACTGTTCCTCGGTAATGCGGGTACGGCGTTCCGTCCTTTGACAGCGGCACTGGCCTTATCGGGCGGCAGCTACGAACTCTCCGGCGTGCCGCGCATGCACGAGCGTCCCATCGGCGATCTGGTCGATGCATTGCGCCAACTGGGGGCAAATATTCGGTATCTTGGCAATGAGGGTTTTCCGCCATTGCAGATTTCTCCTGCGAAATTGGCTGGCGATATTGTGGAGGTACGCGGCGATGTATCGAGCCAGTTCCTGACGGGTTTGTTGATGGCATTGCCATTGGCAGGACAAACAGTAAGAGTCGAGGTGGTCGGCGAACTCATTTCCAAGCCATACATCGAGATCACGCTGGCGATGATGGCGCGTTTTGATGTACGAGTGGAGCGGCATGAGTGGCGCAGCTTTGTGGTGTTCGGCAGCCAGAATTATGTGTCGCCGCAAGAAATCTATGTTGAAGGTGATGCTTCGTCTGCCTCATATTTTTTGGCCGCTGGTGCGATTGGCGGCGGTCCGGTGAAGGTGGAAGGCGTCGGCAACGCTAGTGTGCAAGGCGATAAGCGGTTCATGGATGCCTTGGGGGAAATGGGTGCCTTGATTGACCATGGTCCGAATTGGATGGAAGCGCGTGGGCCTGCCAATGGCAAGTTGAAGGCCATCGATCTCGACTGCAACCATATCCCCGATGCGGCAATGACACTAGCCGTGGCGGCGCTGTTCGCCGACGGCACGACCACGCTGCGCAACATCGCCAGCTGGCGAGTGAAAGAGACCGACCGCATCGCGGCCATGGCGACCGAGCTGCGCAAGGTGGGTGCAACAGTGGAAGAAGGTGCGGATTTCATCCGTATCATGCCGCCCGCTTCACGCTCCTCGATCCTCAATCCCCAATCCGGTATCGATACCTACGACGATCACCGCATGGCGATGTGTTTCTCGCTTGCGGCCTTCGGCGGAGCAGGCGTACGCATCAACGATCCGAAGTGTGTCGCCAAGACTTTCCCTGAATATTTCGCCGAGTTTGCCAAAGTGACGCAGGCCGTGCCGGTGATCGCCATCGACGGCCCGTCGGCTTCCGGCAAAGGCACGGTGGCGCAGCGCGTGGCGACGGCGCTGGGCATGCATTATCTCGACAGCGGCGCCTTGTATCGTTTGCTCGGGCTGGCAGCACAAAAGCGCGGCATCGCGCTGGAAGCAGAAGATCAACTGGCGGAACTGGCCGGACAGGTTGATATCCGCTTTGAGGGTGAGGATATTTGGCTGGATGGAGCAAAAGTGGGCGACGAATTGCGCACCGAGGAAGCAGGGTCTGCGGCCTCTAAAATCGCAGCCTTGCCCAAGGTGCGTGCGGCGTTGCTGGACAAGCAGCGTGCCTTCCGGCGCGCACCGGGGCTGGTGGCTGACGGACGCGACATGGCGTCAGTGGTATTCCCGGATTCGGCGTTGAAGATATTTTTGACCGCGAGTGCCGAAGCGCGGGCCGAGCGCAGATATAAACAGTTGAAAGAAAAAGGGATGAGTGCTAATATCGCCGCCCTTTTGCAAGATATACAGGCGCGCGACAAGCGGGATACACAGCGTAGCGTGGCCCCTTTGCAACAGGCGCAAGGTGCGAGCTTGCTGGATACGACTCCTCTGAACATCGAGCAGGCGGTTCAGGAAGTGCTTAGCCGCTACCGTGCGTTGGAGTCCAAATAG